A single region of the Neodiprion pinetum isolate iyNeoPine1 chromosome 5, iyNeoPine1.2, whole genome shotgun sequence genome encodes:
- the l(1)G0007 gene encoding pre-mRNA-splicing factor ATP-dependent RNA helicase PRP16 isoform X4: MPEPVVPVRDPSSDMAVVARKGSALVRAYREQKERRRAQRKHWELAGTAIGNIMGVSGPDGKPAEGDQQGQDTDFKAGQKYARHINTGESSGDFKHKTIQNQRRSLPVFAVRQELLNVIRENSVVVIVGETGSGKTTQLTQYLHEDGYSRYGIIGCTQPRRVAAMSVAKRVSDEMATPLGEKVGYAIRFEDCTSKETVIKYMTDGILLRESLREGDLDRYSVVIMDEAHERSLSTDVLFGLLREVVARRHDLKLIVTSATMDSTKFSAFFGNAATFAIPGRTFPVEIIHAKNSVEDYVDAAVKQVLQIHLQPRSGDILVFMPGQEDIEVTCEALKERLGEIDSAPPLSILPIYSQLPSDLQAKIFQRAEGGFRKCVVATNIAETSLTVDGIVFVVDSGYCKLKVYNPRIGMDALQVYPVSRANADQRAGRAGRTGPGHCYRLYTRRQYMDELLLTGVPEIQRTNLANTVLLLKSLGVQDLLAFHFMDPPPQDNILNSLYQLWILSALDHTGRLTPLGRQMAEFPLDPPQCQMLIVASQLGCTADILIIVSMLSVPSIFYRPKGREEDSDSAREKFQVPESDHLTFLNVYNQWKSNGYSTSWCNDHFIHGKAMRKVREVRQQLEEILKQQKIEVVSCGTDWDVVRKCICSAYFHQAARLKGIGEYVNCRTGMPCHLHPTSALFGMGFTPDYVVYHELVMTAKEYMQCVTAVDGHWLAELGPMFFSVKETGRSGRAKRQQALQHLHEMEGQMKVAEEEMRLRAQEQLEKEQASVRKKEILTPGVRDPGTPVSYRKTPGRFGL, from the exons ATG CCTGAGCCAGTGGTACCAGTCCGGGATCCGAGTTCAGACATGGCCGTGGTTGCACGAAAAGGATCAGCTTTAGTACGGGCCTATAGGGAGCAGAAAGAACGCCGTAGAGCGCAACGTAAGCATTGGGAATTAGCAGGCACAGCAATTGGAAACATTATGGGAGTAAGCGGTCCTGACGGCAAGCCAGCCGAAGGAGATCAACAAGGCCAAGATACTGACTTCAAAGCAGGGCAGAAGTACGCTCGTCACATTAACACTGGCGAAAGCTCCGGCGATTTCAAGCATAAGACAATTCAGAACCAGCGAAGAAGTCTCCCAGTTTTTGCAGTGAGGCAGGAGCTGTTAAATGTTATCAGAGAAAATAGCGTTGTTGTCATAGTTGGAGAAACTGGTAGCGGAAAAACTACTCAGCTGACACAATACCTGCATGAAGATGGCTACAGCCGTTACGGTATCATAGGTTGCACTCAACCGAGAAGAGTTGCGGCCATGTCTGTAGCTAAGCGAGTATCCGATGAAATGGCTACACCATTGGGGGAAAAAGTTGGCTATGCAATTCGTTTTGAAGATTGTACTTCAAAAGAG ACTGTCATAAAGTACATGACCGATGGGATTCTTCTACGAGAGAGTTTAAGAGAGGGTGATTTGGATCGATATAGCGTTGTTATCATGGATGAGGCTCATGAAAGATCTCTGTCCACTGACGTACTATTTGGACTACTGAGAGAG GTGGTGGCACGTAGGCACGATTTGAAGCTTATAGTAACATCGGCAACTATGGACTCGACGAAATTCTCAGCATTCTTTGGCAACGCAGCTACTTTTGCAATTCCTGGTCGTACTTTCCCAGTTGAAATAATACATGCCAAGAACTCAGTCGAGGATTATGTCGATGCTGCTGTTAAACAAGTCTTACAAATTCATCTCCAACCCCGAAGTGGAGATATTCTGGTATTCATGCCTGGACAAGAAGATATCGAAGTAACATGCGAGGCTCTCAAAGAACGTCTCGGAGAAATTGATTCTGCACCTCCACTCTCCATACTCCCAATCTATTCCCAGTTACCATCCGATCTTCaagctaaaatatttcaacgagCGGAAGGGGGCTTTCGTAAATGCGTTGTGGCAACAAATATCGCAGAAACCTCCCTGACTGTGGATGGCATAGTATTCGTCGTTGACTCAGGGTACTGCAAACTGAAAGTCTATAATCCAAGAATAGGTATGGATGCGCTACAGGTATATCCTGTCTCAAGAGCGAATGCTGATCAAAGAGCAGGTCGAGCCGGTCGTACAGGACCAGGACATTGCTATCGCCTTTATACGCGTCGCCAGTACATGGATGAGTTACTTCTTACTGGAGTACCAGAAATTCAGAGAACCAATTTAGCCAACACGGTCCTCCTTCTGAAATCTCTTGGGGTGCAGGATCTACTTGCTTTTCACTTCATGGACCCTCCACCTCAAGATAATATACTGAATTCTTTATATCAGTTGTGGATCTTAAGTGCTCTGGATCATACAGGACGCCTTACTCCACTCGGACGTCAAATGGCCGAATTTCCTCTGGATCCTCCGCAGTGTCAAATGCTTATCGTCGCCTCTCAGCTTGGCTGCACTGCTGATATTCTCATCATAG TTTCAATGCTCTCCGTCCCATCAATCTTCTACAGACCAAAGGGGCGAGAGGAAGATTCAGACTCTGCTAGAGAAAAGTTCCAGGTACCAGAATCGGATCACTTGACATTCCTGAATGTATACAACCAGTGGAAATCCAACGGCTATTCAACCTCTTGGTGTAACGACCACTTTATACATGGGAAAGCAATGCGAAAAGTGAGAGAAGTGCGTCAACAACTAGAAGAGATACTTAAGCAACAAAAAATAGAAGTTGTAAGCTGTGGCACAGACTGGGATGTGGTGAGGAAATGTATTTGTTCAGCATATTTCCACCAAGCTGCACGTCTCAAAGGTATAGGAGAGTACGTTAATTGTCGTACAGGAATGCCTTGTCATCTTCATCCTACGTCTGCCTTGTTCGGCATGGGATTCACCCCTGACTACGTTGTTTATCACGAGCTAGTAATGACTGCCAAAGAATACATGCAGTGCGTTACCGCTGTTGATGGTCACTGGCTAGCCGAGCTTGGCCCAATGTTCTTTAGTGTCAAAGAGACAGGGCGTAGCGGTAGAGCCAAACGACAACAAGCGCTTCAGCATCTTCATGAAATGGAAGGGCAAATGAAGGTTGCCGAGGAAGAAATGCGGCTAAGAGCGCAAGAGCAGCTTGAAAAGGAACAAGCTTCAGTGagaaa gAAAGAGATTTTAACTCCCGGTGTAAGAGACCCTGGCACACCAGTAAGTTATCGGAAAACTCCCGGCCGATTCGGATTGTGA